A portion of the Eubacterium maltosivorans genome contains these proteins:
- a CDS encoding D-alanine--D-alanine ligase family protein: MEKKINLGIVFGGQSGEHEVSRASACNVIEVIDKEKYDITLIGITKDGDWKVYTGDYKNIKDGSWEQDTDKIHADFSIFHDPIIQDVDVFFPVLHGPMGEDGTIQGLFELMNKPYVGCGVLASAAGMDKVASKMLFESAGIPVGPYVYFKRKDWEKDPDSIIDDIAGRGFPVFIKPSNMGSSVGISKAHNKEEFIDGVNEALRYDNKIVVEGFLNAREIECAVLEENGEIKAAIPGEVVASKEFYDYEAKYSDDQDSKIVIPAQISDALLEKIREYAIKAFEVIDGSSLSRVDFFVTRATYNIYINEINTMPGFTNISMYPKMWENMGISYAELVEKLIQGASVKRVNN, encoded by the coding sequence ATGGAGAAAAAAATTAATTTAGGCATTGTATTTGGCGGACAGTCTGGTGAACATGAGGTGTCACGCGCCTCAGCCTGCAATGTCATTGAAGTGATTGACAAAGAAAAATATGATATTACCCTGATCGGCATCACCAAAGACGGTGACTGGAAGGTCTACACCGGGGACTATAAAAATATTAAAGACGGCTCCTGGGAGCAGGATACGGACAAAATCCACGCCGATTTTTCCATTTTCCACGATCCCATTATCCAGGATGTGGATGTGTTCTTCCCGGTGCTCCACGGACCCATGGGCGAGGACGGCACCATTCAGGGCCTCTTTGAGCTGATGAACAAGCCTTATGTGGGCTGCGGCGTGCTGGCTTCCGCTGCCGGCATGGACAAGGTGGCTTCCAAAATGCTCTTCGAGAGCGCTGGTATCCCGGTCGGCCCGTATGTTTACTTCAAACGCAAGGACTGGGAAAAAGACCCGGACAGCATCATCGACGACATCGCAGGCCGTGGCTTCCCGGTATTTATCAAGCCCTCCAACATGGGCTCCAGCGTGGGCATCAGCAAGGCGCATAATAAGGAAGAGTTTATCGACGGCGTCAACGAGGCGCTCCGCTACGACAATAAAATCGTGGTCGAAGGCTTCCTGAACGCCCGCGAAATTGAATGCGCGGTTCTGGAAGAAAACGGCGAGATCAAAGCTGCGATCCCCGGTGAAGTGGTGGCCTCCAAGGAATTTTATGATTATGAAGCGAAATACAGCGATGACCAGGACTCAAAAATCGTGATCCCAGCACAGATCAGCGACGCTCTGCTCGAGAAAATCCGCGAATACGCCATCAAGGCCTTTGAGGTCATTGACGGCAGCAGCCTCAGCCGTGTGGATTTCTTTGTGACCCGCGCCACCTACAATATTTATATTAATGAAATCAACACCATGCCAGGCTTTACCAATATCAGCATGTACCCGAAAATGTGGGAAAATATGGGCATTTCTTACGCTGAGCTGGTTGAAAAACTGATCCAGGGTGCTTCTGTTAAGCGTGTCAACAACTAA
- a CDS encoding DUF1934 domain-containing protein, with amino-acid sequence MTDDERKKVWLSITGIVSDQHRNEDKMEFSTEGDMYKEKNISCLTYKESEVSGMEGTTTTVKVEGGKISVIRLGSVNSLMEFEEGKRNVTLYSTPYGDIAMGIFTKGVNVAYNDRKDPVNVKVDYAIEVEGMTNTENTLDIRISNYKN; translated from the coding sequence GTGACAGATGATGAAAGAAAAAAAGTATGGCTTTCGATTACTGGAATCGTGAGCGACCAGCACCGTAATGAGGATAAGATGGAGTTTTCAACCGAAGGCGATATGTATAAGGAAAAAAACATCTCTTGTCTGACCTATAAAGAATCTGAGGTCTCCGGCATGGAGGGCACCACCACCACGGTAAAGGTGGAGGGCGGTAAAATCTCTGTGATCCGTCTGGGCTCAGTAAACTCCCTCATGGAATTTGAAGAAGGCAAACGCAATGTGACGCTCTATTCCACTCCCTACGGCGACATTGCCATGGGCATCTTTACCAAGGGCGTGAACGTCGCCTACAACGACCGGAAGGACCCGGTCAATGTCAAGGTTGACTACGCCATCGAGGTTGAGGGCATGACCAACACGGAAAATACGCTGGACATTCGCATCAGTAATTATAAAAATTAG